A single window of Bradyrhizobium daqingense DNA harbors:
- the gatC gene encoding Asp-tRNA(Asn)/Glu-tRNA(Gln) amidotransferase subunit GatC, which yields MSVDAATVRRIAHLARIAVSEDEVPHLQGELNAMLAFVEQLSEVNVEGVEPMTSVTPMQMKKRQDVVNDGEIADDIVANAPATEGHFFLVPKVVE from the coding sequence ATGTCCGTCGACGCCGCTACCGTCCGCCGCATCGCACATCTGGCGCGCATTGCGGTTTCCGAGGACGAGGTTCCGCATCTGCAGGGCGAGCTCAACGCCATGCTCGCCTTCGTCGAGCAGCTCTCGGAGGTCAATGTCGAGGGCGTGGAGCCAATGACCTCGGTCACCCCAATGCAGATGAAGAAGCGGCAGGATGTGGTCAATGACGGCGAGATCGCCGACGATATCGTTGCCAACGCGCCCGCGACCGAAGGTCACTTCTTCCTGGTGCCCAAGGTTGTCGAGTAA
- a CDS encoding NAD(P)H-dependent flavin oxidoreductase: MWPDRRLIDLFKTEFPIVLAPMAGVMDAELVIAVAEGGGLGSLPSAMLSPEKAREQVNIIRQRVQAPVNMNFFCHTPVDLTAEAEARWKQRLMDYYTEHGLDPAAPIAAANRAPFDAAFCEVVEELKPEIVSFHFGLPEQALLERVKAAGCRVISSATTVKEAVWLEQHGVDAVIAQGAEAGGHRGMFLTDKIAEQPGTFALVPQVVDAVKVPVIAAGGIADGRGIAAAFALGASGVQIGSAYLRCPESKLSAGGRKALAEARDDSTVITNVMTGRPARGVQNRLMREAGPVSPDAPPFPHAATALGPLKAAAEKQGRVDFTNLWAGQAVALGGEIPAAELTRDLAKSALARLKALAG, encoded by the coding sequence ATGTGGCCTGACCGTCGACTGATCGACCTCTTCAAGACCGAATTCCCGATCGTGCTGGCGCCGATGGCCGGCGTGATGGATGCGGAGCTGGTGATCGCCGTGGCAGAGGGCGGCGGGCTCGGCTCGTTACCAAGCGCGATGCTGTCGCCGGAGAAGGCGCGCGAGCAGGTGAACATCATCCGCCAGCGGGTGCAGGCGCCGGTCAACATGAACTTCTTCTGCCACACGCCGGTCGACCTGACGGCCGAGGCTGAGGCGCGCTGGAAGCAGCGGCTGATGGACTATTACACCGAGCATGGCCTCGATCCGGCGGCGCCGATCGCCGCGGCCAACCGCGCCCCGTTCGACGCCGCCTTCTGCGAGGTCGTGGAGGAGCTGAAGCCGGAAATCGTCAGCTTCCATTTCGGCCTGCCGGAGCAGGCGCTGCTCGAGCGGGTGAAGGCGGCCGGCTGCCGCGTCATCTCCTCAGCGACGACGGTGAAGGAAGCAGTCTGGCTCGAGCAGCACGGCGTCGACGCCGTCATTGCGCAGGGCGCAGAGGCTGGCGGCCATCGCGGTATGTTCCTGACGGACAAGATCGCCGAGCAGCCCGGCACCTTCGCCCTGGTGCCGCAGGTCGTCGATGCCGTGAAGGTGCCGGTGATCGCGGCCGGCGGCATCGCCGACGGGCGCGGCATTGCTGCCGCTTTTGCGCTCGGTGCCTCCGGCGTGCAGATCGGCAGCGCTTACTTGCGCTGTCCGGAATCCAAGCTCAGCGCGGGCGGCCGCAAGGCCCTCGCCGAGGCTCGGGACGATTCCACCGTCATCACCAACGTCATGACCGGCCGTCCGGCGCGTGGCGTGCAGAACCGCCTGATGCGCGAGGCCGGCCCGGTGTCGCCGGATGCGCCGCCGTTTCCCCATGCCGCGACCGCGCTGGGGCCGCTGAAGGCGGCGGCCGAAAAGCAGGGCAGGGTGGATTTCACCAATCTCTGGGCAGGACAGGCCGTGGCGCTGGGCGGCGAGATCCCGGCGGCTGAACTGACCCGAGATCTCGCCAAATCGGCGCTTGCCCGCCTGAAAGCGCTGGCGGGATAG
- a CDS encoding NAD(P)H-dependent flavin oxidoreductase, whose product MSIVTSLTELLGIRHPILLAPMDVIAGSGLVTAVSRAGGFGILGGGYGERVWLEQETAKLAGLSAPFGIGFITWSLAKRPELLDIALAAKPSAIMLSFGDPAPFAAKIKAAGAHLICQVQDEAMARQALDAGADILIAQGTEAGGHGASRSTVDLVPAIVDLAAGRVPVVATGGIADGRGLAAMMMLGASGVLLGTRFYASQEADGAEEAKRRICAASSGSTVRGIIFDLSRNNVWPAPFTGRCLVNEHARRWIGREVELMQNVAAVAADYAAAKAAGNFDVAAVIAGEAVGLIHDIPPAAEIVERIAIEAEQLLAGRRNSIASVA is encoded by the coding sequence ATGTCCATTGTGACGTCGCTGACGGAGCTGCTGGGGATCAGGCATCCGATTTTGCTCGCGCCCATGGATGTCATCGCCGGCAGCGGTCTGGTGACGGCCGTCAGCCGCGCCGGCGGCTTCGGCATTCTGGGCGGTGGCTATGGCGAGAGGGTGTGGCTGGAGCAGGAGACTGCGAAGCTCGCCGGGTTGTCGGCACCGTTCGGGATCGGTTTCATCACCTGGAGCCTCGCCAAGCGGCCCGAGCTGCTCGACATCGCGCTCGCCGCAAAACCATCCGCGATCATGCTGTCGTTCGGCGATCCCGCGCCGTTCGCAGCGAAGATCAAGGCGGCCGGCGCACACCTCATCTGCCAGGTGCAGGACGAAGCGATGGCCAGGCAGGCGCTCGACGCCGGCGCCGACATCCTGATCGCGCAGGGAACGGAGGCGGGTGGGCACGGTGCCTCGCGCAGCACCGTCGATCTCGTGCCTGCGATCGTTGATCTCGCCGCTGGACGCGTGCCCGTCGTTGCGACCGGAGGCATCGCCGACGGGCGTGGGCTTGCCGCCATGATGATGCTGGGCGCGAGCGGCGTGCTGCTGGGCACGCGCTTCTATGCGAGCCAGGAGGCCGATGGCGCGGAGGAAGCCAAGCGGCGCATCTGCGCGGCAAGCAGCGGCTCGACCGTGCGCGGCATCATCTTCGATCTCTCTCGCAACAATGTCTGGCCGGCACCGTTCACCGGGCGGTGCCTGGTCAACGAACATGCGCGGCGCTGGATCGGACGCGAGGTCGAATTGATGCAGAATGTCGCCGCAGTCGCCGCGGACTATGCCGCCGCGAAGGCGGCCGGCAATTTCGATGTTGCCGCCGTGATCGCGGGCGAGGCGGTCGGACTGATCCATGATATTCCGCCCGCGGCCGAAATCGTGGAGCGGATCGCGATCGAGGCCGAGCAGCTCCTTGCCGGACGGCGCAATTCGATCGCGTCCGTCGCCTGA
- a CDS encoding LysR family transcriptional regulator has protein sequence MELSDLQTFATVARAGGITRAAEELNTVQSNVTQRVKALEAEIGTALFERHARGMTLTGAGKRLLPYAQKIAALSREALLAARDDGEPKGPLAIGSMETTAAVRLPPLLADFHRHCPAVRLSLRTAPTADLVAAVLDGTLDGAFVAGPITHDDLTATSAFREELVLVSARRWASLAELRAGTPESGPTALVFRTGCTYRQRLEQVFVEFGWPSAARFELGTLDGMIGCVAADMGVTLLPRAVVEGSAMSGNVSIHTLSASHARVETLFIQRRAGHRTSALGGFAACLKQDADVIAA, from the coding sequence ATGGAACTCAGCGATCTCCAGACCTTCGCGACTGTTGCCCGCGCCGGCGGCATCACCCGCGCCGCGGAGGAGCTCAACACGGTGCAGTCGAACGTCACCCAACGCGTCAAGGCGCTGGAGGCGGAGATCGGCACGGCGCTGTTCGAGCGGCACGCGCGCGGCATGACGCTGACCGGTGCCGGCAAGCGGCTCCTCCCCTACGCGCAAAAGATAGCGGCGCTGTCGCGCGAAGCCCTGCTGGCCGCACGCGACGATGGCGAGCCGAAAGGGCCGCTCGCGATCGGCTCGATGGAGACGACGGCGGCCGTGCGGCTGCCGCCGCTACTGGCGGATTTCCATCGCCATTGTCCGGCCGTGCGACTGTCCCTGCGCACAGCGCCGACGGCCGACCTCGTCGCCGCCGTGCTCGATGGCACGCTCGATGGTGCGTTCGTCGCGGGACCGATCACGCATGACGACCTCACCGCGACCAGCGCCTTCCGCGAGGAGCTGGTGCTCGTCAGCGCGCGGCGCTGGGCTTCGCTGGCCGAGCTGCGCGCCGGCACGCCGGAGTCCGGTCCGACCGCGCTGGTGTTTCGCACCGGCTGCACGTATCGCCAGCGCCTCGAGCAGGTGTTCGTCGAATTCGGCTGGCCGTCGGCGGCCCGCTTCGAGCTCGGCACGCTGGACGGCATGATCGGCTGCGTCGCCGCCGACATGGGCGTGACGCTGCTGCCGCGCGCGGTCGTCGAAGGCAGCGCGATGAGCGGCAACGTGTCGATCCACACGTTGAGCGCCTCGCATGCGCGCGTCGAGACGCTCTTCATCCAGCGCCGCGCCGGACATCGAACCAGCGCGCTCGGCGGCTTTGCCGCATGCCTGAAGCAGGACGCGGACGTCATCGCGGCCTGA
- a CDS encoding cyclase family protein, whose translation MRNTLVLCCVAALSAMTATANAQDWTKSKWGPTDEIGAANYMTPELVVKAASLVKTGKTYALGMAVDSKTPAYPPRDYKITVVQPGQAGSSGLGPNKATYNDDILNTWVGVGSQLDGLGHLGIEHVYYNGNKLADFADPTGLKKLGIEKVPPMVTRGVLLDMAAYFKTDVVKEGTAFNVKEIEEAAKQQNVEIRQGDVVIFHTGWLSLVGKDDKRYSAGEPGLGVEGAKYLTGKGVVAVGADTWGLEVLPFESKNVFEVHQILLAMNGTYILENMDTAALARDKGYEFLFVLGQPRWTGGVQAMINPIAIR comes from the coding sequence ATGCGCAATACGCTCGTGTTGTGCTGCGTCGCTGCATTGTCGGCGATGACAGCCACAGCGAATGCCCAGGACTGGACTAAATCGAAATGGGGGCCGACCGACGAGATCGGCGCTGCCAATTACATGACGCCTGAGCTCGTCGTGAAGGCGGCATCGCTGGTGAAGACCGGCAAGACCTACGCGCTCGGCATGGCCGTCGATTCCAAGACTCCGGCCTATCCGCCGCGCGACTACAAGATCACCGTGGTGCAGCCGGGACAGGCGGGCAGCAGCGGCCTTGGTCCGAACAAGGCAACTTATAACGATGACATCCTCAACACCTGGGTGGGCGTCGGCAGCCAGCTCGACGGGCTTGGTCATCTCGGCATCGAGCACGTCTATTACAACGGCAACAAGCTGGCCGATTTCGCCGATCCGACCGGGCTGAAGAAGCTCGGCATCGAGAAGGTGCCGCCGATGGTCACCCGCGGCGTGCTGCTCGACATGGCCGCCTATTTCAAGACCGACGTAGTCAAGGAAGGCACCGCCTTCAACGTCAAGGAGATCGAGGAAGCCGCCAAGCAGCAGAACGTCGAGATCCGTCAGGGCGACGTCGTCATCTTCCACACCGGCTGGCTCAGCCTGGTCGGCAAGGACGACAAGCGCTATTCGGCCGGCGAGCCCGGCCTCGGCGTGGAGGGTGCGAAATATCTCACCGGCAAGGGCGTCGTCGCGGTCGGCGCCGACACCTGGGGGCTCGAAGTGCTGCCCTTCGAATCCAAGAACGTCTTCGAGGTGCACCAGATCCTGCTGGCGATGAACGGGACCTATATCCTTGAGAACATGGACACGGCCGCGCTCGCCCGGGACAAGGGCTACGAATTCCTGTTCGTGCTGGGACAGCCCCGCTGGACCGGCGGCGTGCAGGCGATGATCAACCCGATCGCGATCCGCTGA
- a CDS encoding DNA/RNA non-specific endonuclease, which yields MFIKPSLIAGSERRFKQAEFSPEALNKKLGDGPIEMSVEKKRLRQRQLFAETGNVQKAEAGLERIIQGNDLDSINYLAKGTAAARSVCRIQLRDVRSNLLGYGSGFLIGPGLLLTNHHVFGKPSDAANSVADFNYELDISGQERAPARFRFEPGRFFYTNDRLDFSIVAVAPASLSGDEHLEDWGWLPLSGAPGKADPGEYLTIVQHPSGQMKQVCVRENKLLKYVGDFVWYNTDTTAGSSGSPAFNRFWQVVALHHSGVPRKDARGRTLTKDGRVWDASMDETSIDWIANEGIRISAIVADLKISVGSHPLIKPVLDEEEPARHEIQKMPQPVAPMSFGANLWFEQSVDGTSLVVPVRVPLPMLRKEIPMPPSPGLRGNGGAANGGMPNGGKPLIVPPVGLLPHISAKNGLPMEAVHIDQSTLKSRPGYKANFLGTGKFSVPLPKIPAALKSRVAMLKGSSRQSELKYFNYSVVMNKERGLAFFSCVNIDGGQQQDVGKREGDSWLRDPRIDDDAQIGDEFYRKQATFEADRSKNPFDRGHLVRRLDATWGDTVAAAKQHGDDSFHFTNCSPQFFSFNQGKQLWAGLEDYTRDILLKGEEKGIVMNGPVFDGPDADGSDLPNPAGRPRKDPSFGGVQIPKYFWKILVRRDDDVLKAMAFLMSQRKQVMEIDRVQETDLLERMSEEDVSVFQVSVADLAKLTRLDFGNLADADSLEATSIGPRRIESYEDIRT from the coding sequence ATGTTTATCAAGCCAAGCCTGATCGCGGGCTCAGAACGGCGATTCAAGCAAGCGGAGTTTTCACCGGAAGCCCTGAACAAAAAGCTGGGCGACGGCCCGATCGAGATGTCGGTCGAGAAGAAGCGCTTGCGTCAGCGCCAGCTCTTCGCCGAGACAGGGAACGTGCAGAAGGCCGAGGCCGGCCTCGAGCGGATCATCCAGGGCAATGATCTCGACAGCATCAACTATCTCGCCAAGGGCACGGCTGCCGCGCGCTCGGTCTGCCGCATCCAGCTCAGGGATGTCAGGTCGAATTTGCTCGGCTACGGCTCGGGCTTTCTGATCGGGCCGGGCCTGCTTCTCACGAACCATCATGTCTTCGGCAAGCCGTCCGATGCAGCGAACTCGGTCGCCGATTTCAACTACGAGCTGGACATCTCGGGGCAGGAGCGTGCGCCGGCCAGATTCAGATTCGAGCCGGGCAGGTTCTTCTACACCAACGACAGGCTGGATTTCTCCATCGTCGCGGTGGCACCGGCCTCGTTATCCGGCGACGAACATCTGGAGGACTGGGGCTGGTTGCCGCTCAGTGGCGCTCCCGGCAAGGCGGACCCGGGCGAGTACCTCACCATCGTCCAGCATCCCAGCGGGCAGATGAAGCAGGTCTGCGTCCGCGAGAACAAGCTGCTCAAATATGTCGGCGACTTCGTCTGGTACAACACCGATACCACGGCAGGTTCGTCAGGCTCGCCGGCCTTCAACCGCTTCTGGCAGGTGGTCGCGCTGCACCACAGCGGCGTGCCGAGGAAGGACGCAAGGGGCCGCACCCTGACCAAGGACGGCAGGGTGTGGGATGCCTCGATGGACGAGACCTCGATCGACTGGATCGCCAACGAGGGCATCCGGATCAGCGCGATCGTCGCCGATCTCAAGATTTCGGTCGGCTCGCATCCCCTGATCAAGCCGGTGCTCGACGAGGAAGAACCGGCCCGGCACGAGATCCAGAAGATGCCGCAGCCAGTCGCCCCGATGTCCTTCGGAGCCAATCTCTGGTTCGAGCAATCCGTCGATGGGACCTCGCTGGTGGTCCCGGTCCGCGTGCCATTGCCGATGCTCCGGAAGGAAATCCCGATGCCGCCCAGTCCGGGACTTAGGGGAAATGGCGGAGCGGCGAACGGCGGCATGCCAAATGGCGGCAAGCCCTTGATCGTTCCGCCGGTCGGCCTGCTGCCTCACATCAGTGCCAAGAACGGCCTGCCCATGGAGGCCGTGCATATCGATCAGAGCACGCTGAAATCGCGGCCGGGCTACAAGGCGAATTTCTTAGGCACCGGCAAATTCTCCGTCCCGCTGCCGAAGATACCGGCCGCCCTCAAATCTCGAGTCGCGATGCTGAAGGGAAGCTCCAGGCAGTCCGAGCTGAAATATTTCAACTATAGCGTCGTCATGAACAAGGAGCGCGGGCTCGCCTTCTTCAGCTGCGTCAATATCGACGGCGGCCAGCAGCAGGACGTCGGCAAGCGCGAAGGCGATTCCTGGCTGCGCGATCCACGCATCGACGACGATGCCCAGATCGGCGACGAGTTCTACCGCAAGCAGGCCACCTTCGAAGCGGACCGCAGCAAGAATCCGTTCGATCGCGGTCATCTCGTCCGCCGCCTCGATGCGACCTGGGGCGACACCGTCGCCGCGGCCAAGCAGCACGGCGACGATTCCTTCCATTTCACCAACTGCTCGCCGCAATTCTTCTCGTTCAACCAGGGCAAGCAGCTCTGGGCGGGACTGGAGGATTACACGCGCGATATCCTGCTCAAGGGCGAGGAGAAGGGCATCGTGATGAACGGCCCGGTCTTCGATGGGCCGGACGCCGACGGATCCGATTTGCCCAATCCGGCCGGCAGGCCGCGGAAGGATCCGAGCTTCGGCGGCGTTCAAATTCCGAAATATTTCTGGAAGATCCTGGTTCGGCGCGACGACGACGTTCTCAAGGCGATGGCGTTCCTGATGAGCCAGCGCAAACAGGTCATGGAGATCGACCGTGTCCAGGAGACGGATCTACTGGAGCGGATGTCCGAAGAGGACGTCAGCGTCTTCCAGGTCTCGGTCGCGGACTTGGCGAAATTGACCAGGCTCGACTTCGGCAATCTCGCAGACGCGGACTCGCTCGAGGCGACCTCGATCGGCCCGCGTCGGATCGAGTCCTATGAGGACATTCGTACCTGA
- the ruvX gene encoding Holliday junction resolvase RuvX has product MPALILPLVEAATHWPARGALVGLDLGTKTIGVAVSDPDRRLATGVETIQRKAFKQDAARLLAIAAERKAAGFVLGLPINMDGSEGPRAQSTRAFARNLAGLTTLPIGLWDERLSTAAVERELIGMDVSRAKRAEVIDEHAAIFILQGALDRLANLRAGPGTD; this is encoded by the coding sequence ATGCCGGCTCTTATCCTGCCTCTCGTCGAAGCTGCAACCCACTGGCCCGCGCGCGGCGCGCTGGTCGGGCTCGACCTCGGCACAAAGACCATCGGCGTCGCCGTATCCGATCCCGACCGCAGGCTGGCGACCGGCGTCGAGACGATTCAGCGCAAGGCTTTCAAGCAGGATGCCGCGCGCCTGCTCGCAATCGCGGCCGAGCGCAAGGCGGCCGGCTTCGTGCTCGGCCTGCCCATCAACATGGACGGCAGCGAGGGCCCGCGCGCGCAATCCACGCGCGCCTTCGCACGCAATCTGGCCGGCCTGACTACGCTGCCGATCGGCCTGTGGGACGAGCGCCTCTCGACCGCGGCGGTCGAGCGCGAGTTGATCGGCATGGATGTCAGCCGTGCCAAGCGTGCCGAGGTGATCGACGAGCACGCCGCGATCTTCATCCTGCAAGGCGCGCTCGACCGGCTCGCCAATCTGCGCGCCGGCCCTGGGACGGACTGA
- a CDS encoding AEC family transporter, with product MAVVIAALLPVFILIVLGIVLKRSLMQLDTQWHGLERLTYFVLFPMLLIQTLVRADLSKVPVAGVGGALLLSALAMSLLCLALRPALSRLGIDGPAFTSIFQGATRWQTFVGLSVAANLFGDVGLALASVAMVAIIPLVNVLSVVVLARYAAPEKQSAGTIVMTVIRNPLIWACAIGLAVNLMHLPLPKIWHDVADALSRSSLAIGLLVTGAGLHLQGLLRPSPGAAIGVVFKLVLMPALAMGLGVWFGLSGNSLAIVAICSAVPTSSSAYVLARQMGGDAPLLAQIITLQTIFAAVTMPVAIALAA from the coding sequence ATGGCCGTCGTCATCGCGGCTCTGCTGCCGGTCTTCATCCTCATCGTGCTCGGCATCGTACTGAAGCGCAGCCTGATGCAGCTCGACACGCAATGGCACGGGCTGGAGCGGCTGACCTATTTCGTGCTGTTTCCGATGCTGCTGATCCAGACGCTGGTGAGGGCCGATCTTTCCAAGGTGCCGGTCGCCGGCGTCGGCGGCGCGCTGCTGCTGTCGGCGCTGGCGATGTCGCTGCTGTGCCTCGCGCTGCGCCCGGCCCTGTCGCGGCTCGGCATCGACGGCCCCGCCTTCACCTCGATCTTCCAGGGGGCGACGCGCTGGCAGACCTTCGTCGGGCTGTCGGTCGCCGCCAACCTGTTCGGCGACGTCGGGCTGGCGCTCGCCTCCGTGGCGATGGTCGCGATCATTCCCCTGGTCAACGTGCTGAGCGTCGTGGTGCTCGCCCGTTACGCGGCGCCCGAGAAGCAGTCGGCAGGCACGATCGTCATGACGGTGATCCGCAATCCCCTGATCTGGGCCTGCGCGATTGGGCTCGCCGTCAACCTAATGCACCTGCCGCTGCCGAAGATCTGGCACGACGTCGCGGACGCGCTGAGCCGCTCCTCGCTCGCGATCGGCCTGCTCGTCACCGGCGCCGGCCTTCATCTCCAAGGCCTGTTGCGCCCGAGCCCGGGCGCGGCCATCGGCGTAGTGTTCAAGCTCGTGCTGATGCCCGCGCTCGCGATGGGACTCGGCGTCTGGTTCGGGCTCTCCGGCAACAGCCTTGCGATCGTGGCGATCTGCTCGGCGGTGCCGACCTCGTCCAGCGCCTATGTGCTGGCCCGCCAGATGGGCGGCGATGCGCCGCTGCTGGCGCAGATCATCACGCTGCAGACGATCTTTGCGGCCGTCACCATGCCGGTCGCGATCGCGCTGGCGGCGTGA
- a CDS encoding CPBP family intramembrane glutamic endopeptidase, producing MDSLNPDYPPPAVTPATPRVWMFWGTALWGLLIFSAMFVGQIGAIVLLVAQRGLPMDLASLQLVGREPQALALSVAMGLPTTLAVVWLAIRIKKASFVDYLALHWPSWKQLLLGVVGLILIVLVWETMSRALGREATPGFMTDLLKSGRDKGAALLLLFAFSVAAPMSEEVLARGFLYRGWSESFLRVSGAILLSSLVWTIVHLQYDLYFLAEVFCIGLWFGYMRYRANSLWLTTLLHALNNLTAVVLTMWLGS from the coding sequence ATGGACTCCCTCAATCCCGATTATCCGCCGCCGGCCGTGACGCCTGCGACGCCGCGCGTCTGGATGTTCTGGGGCACGGCGCTGTGGGGCCTCCTGATCTTCTCCGCGATGTTCGTCGGGCAGATCGGCGCCATCGTCCTGCTGGTGGCGCAGCGCGGCCTGCCCATGGACCTCGCTTCGCTGCAACTCGTCGGCCGCGAGCCCCAGGCGCTGGCGCTGTCGGTGGCCATGGGTCTGCCGACGACGTTGGCCGTGGTCTGGCTCGCCATTCGCATCAAGAAGGCGTCCTTCGTCGATTATCTCGCGCTGCATTGGCCGTCCTGGAAGCAGCTGCTGCTTGGTGTCGTCGGCCTGATCCTGATCGTGCTTGTCTGGGAGACGATGTCGCGCGCACTGGGCCGCGAGGCGACGCCGGGCTTCATGACCGATCTGTTGAAATCGGGCCGCGACAAGGGGGCGGCCCTGCTGTTGCTGTTCGCCTTCAGCGTGGCGGCGCCGATGTCGGAAGAAGTGCTGGCGCGCGGCTTCCTCTATCGCGGCTGGTCGGAGAGCTTCCTGCGGGTATCAGGCGCGATCCTGCTGTCGTCGCTGGTGTGGACGATCGTGCACCTGCAATACGACCTGTACTTCCTGGCCGAGGTCTTCTGCATCGGACTCTGGTTCGGCTACATGCGCTATCGCGCCAACTCGCTCTGGCTCACGACGCTGCTGCACGCGCTCAACAATCTGACCGCGGTGGTGCTGACGATGTGGCTGGGAAGTTGA
- a CDS encoding acyl-CoA dehydrogenase family protein: protein MTQPSFATHEVFNQSPPFEDVDLFAVDRPLIEAVKANGGASAERELSEFGKQWGSAAMADRGRVANENTPKLRSFDAKGNRRDQVEFHPAYHELMAHSAHAGLHNSTWTADGKPAGDAAEVIRAAKFYMAAQVETGHLCPITMTRASVAALAMQPDLLGKVMPVLSTRSYDPSFAPWWDKRGMTLGMGMTEKQGGTDVRANMTRAVRDGHAYRITGHKWFMSAPMCDAFLVLAQAENGLTCFFMPRFAPDGSVNAMQFQRLKDKLGNRSNASSEVEFVGAYAEAVGEEGKGIRTIIQMVQLTRQDCAIASVGLMRSGLAHALHHARHRSVFQKHLADQPLMQAVLSDMALHVEASTALVMRLCRAFDRTAHDAAEAAYMRLLTPAIKYWTCKSAPPFLYEAMECLGGNGYVEDGILARHYREAPVNAIWEGSGNVMCLDVLRALAREPDAATAVLQALAGETRGLPGAGEAAAFIGKAFRRADGERVARLAVEKLALLAATAALNGVSAHSAELFASTRLAANHASMYGAVELDSGDVRALLERALP from the coding sequence ATGACCCAGCCGAGCTTTGCGACCCACGAGGTCTTCAACCAGTCGCCGCCGTTCGAGGACGTCGACCTCTTCGCCGTCGATCGGCCGCTGATCGAGGCGGTCAAGGCCAATGGCGGCGCGTCGGCGGAACGCGAGCTGTCGGAATTCGGCAAGCAATGGGGCTCGGCGGCGATGGCCGATCGCGGGCGCGTTGCGAACGAGAACACGCCGAAGCTGCGCAGCTTCGATGCCAAGGGCAATCGCCGCGATCAGGTCGAGTTTCATCCCGCCTATCACGAGCTGATGGCGCACAGCGCGCATGCCGGCTTGCACAACTCGACCTGGACGGCCGATGGAAAACCTGCGGGCGATGCCGCCGAGGTCATTCGCGCGGCAAAGTTCTACATGGCGGCGCAGGTCGAGACCGGCCATCTCTGCCCGATCACGATGACGCGCGCCTCCGTCGCGGCGCTGGCGATGCAACCGGACCTACTGGGCAAAGTGATGCCGGTGCTGTCGACCAGGAGCTACGACCCGAGCTTCGCGCCGTGGTGGGACAAGCGCGGCATGACGCTCGGCATGGGCATGACCGAGAAGCAGGGCGGCACGGACGTGCGCGCCAACATGACCCGGGCCGTGCGCGACGGACATGCCTATCGCATCACCGGCCACAAATGGTTCATGTCGGCGCCGATGTGCGATGCATTCCTGGTGCTGGCGCAGGCGGAGAACGGCCTGACCTGTTTCTTCATGCCGCGCTTCGCGCCTGACGGCTCGGTGAACGCGATGCAGTTCCAGCGGCTGAAGGACAAGCTCGGCAACCGCTCCAATGCGTCGTCCGAGGTCGAGTTCGTCGGCGCCTATGCCGAAGCGGTCGGCGAGGAGGGCAAGGGCATCCGCACCATCATCCAGATGGTGCAGCTGACGCGGCAGGATTGCGCGATCGCCTCGGTCGGCCTGATGCGTTCGGGGCTCGCCCATGCGCTGCATCACGCCCGTCACCGCAGCGTGTTCCAGAAGCATCTCGCCGATCAGCCCCTGATGCAGGCGGTGCTGTCCGACATGGCGCTGCATGTCGAGGCGAGCACGGCGCTGGTGATGCGGCTCTGCCGTGCCTTCGACCGCACGGCGCATGATGCGGCGGAAGCTGCCTATATGCGGCTGCTGACGCCGGCGATCAAATACTGGACCTGCAAGAGTGCGCCGCCGTTTCTCTACGAGGCGATGGAGTGCCTCGGCGGCAACGGCTATGTCGAGGACGGCATTCTCGCGCGGCACTATCGGGAGGCGCCGGTCAACGCGATCTGGGAAGGCTCCGGCAACGTCATGTGCCTCGACGTGCTCCGCGCGCTCGCGCGCGAGCCGGACGCAGCCACGGCGGTGCTGCAAGCGCTGGCTGGCGAGACCAGGGGCTTGCCGGGGGCAGGCGAGGCGGCCGCGTTCATCGGCAAGGCCTTCCGACGCGCCGACGGCGAGCGCGTTGCACGGCTTGCGGTCGAGAAGCTGGCGCTGCTCGCGGCGACCGCGGCGCTGAACGGCGTGTCTGCGCACAGCGCCGAACTGTTCGCGAGCACGCGCCTCGCCGCCAATCACGCCAGCATGTACGGTGCGGTTGAGCTGGACAGCGGCGACGTCCGCGCGCTGCTGGAGCGGGCGCTGCCGTGA